A stretch of Desulfotalea psychrophila LSv54 DNA encodes these proteins:
- a CDS encoding VF530 family DNA-binding protein: MTQLNNPLHGIKLEQIVTQLVDHYGWDYLAARINIGLF; the protein is encoded by the coding sequence ATGACACAACTCAACAATCCTTTACACGGAATCAAGCTGGAGCAAATCGTCACCCAACTTGTGGATCATTACGGATGGGACTATCTGGCTGCCAGAATTAATATTGGGTTGTTTTAA
- a CDS encoding C-GCAxxG-C-C family protein gives MKATLAMTLFHGTEKFNCNQAVLKTFQSEFGISDETIKSAARLGGGRAEGGVCGALHAARVLLDDHEMLPIIEQEFASQSDSIYCREIRAAKKLSCRNCVALAARLIEPYLAACEPA, from the coding sequence ATGAAAGCGACGCTTGCCATGACCCTGTTTCATGGAACCGAAAAATTTAACTGTAATCAGGCTGTGCTCAAGACCTTCCAGTCAGAGTTCGGAATATCCGATGAAACCATAAAATCAGCAGCACGCCTCGGTGGCGGTAGAGCTGAAGGTGGTGTCTGTGGTGCCCTGCATGCGGCACGGGTACTCCTTGACGACCACGAAATGCTACCAATCATTGAACAAGAATTTGCCTCCCAGAGCGATTCTATTTATTGTCGGGAGATCCGCGCGGCCAAAAAGCTCTCCTGCAGGAACTGCGTAGCCCTTGCGGCCCGACTTATTGAGCCCTACCTTGCTGCCTGTGAACCCGCCTAG
- a CDS encoding elongation factor G, translated as MQDTSMVRNIVIVGHGNCGKTSLAEALLYTSGKINRLGKVDDGSAVMDYDAEETGRGISINTGFHNYLWNKHHVFLADAPGDDNFLNEALFTTNVSDGALFTIGAILGVKGQTIKFAEMVAAKGLPTVIAINKMDRERANFARTLAEMKESLPLRPVAIQLPIGEEGEFRGFVDIITEQAYLFTGESGKHVLTDLSEELRADLKGRREYLMEVVAETDDDLIEKFLEEGELTVDELVDGLRAAVIAAKLAPVCVCSALHNQGSVAILDILNTYLPSPLQSREIIGVNAESGYPEEIIVGPDESFVGLVFKTMADPYAGRLTIFKVVTGILKGDNFFNANQKLAERFGQLYLLEGKEQRAIEEAGPGMVVAVAKLKSTVTGDTLCCEDHPVIIESVEPFQPVISFAVSAKKGDEEKLFSALTRMLDEDQTLSLSRQPQTEEVLLSGIGRVHLDVVGSRIKRKFGVEMALAIPKIPYMETIRGAARVQGKHKKQSGGRGQYGDCWIEISPLPGEHYEFVDKIVGGVIPQQYRPAVDKGVQEAMERGVLAGYPFIDVKVTLVDGSFHNVDSSELAFKIAGSLAFKKGAEEAGVVLLEPYMNMVINVDKDHVGDIMGDLSSRRGKVMGMDSDGKHEIINAQVPQAEIQSYATELTSMTGGLGSFSLYFSHYEEVPAQIADKIVTLAQGE; from the coding sequence ATGCAAGATACAAGTATGGTGAGAAATATCGTAATTGTTGGTCATGGTAACTGTGGAAAAACATCCCTTGCTGAAGCATTGCTCTATACCAGTGGAAAAATTAATCGACTTGGTAAGGTTGACGACGGTAGTGCTGTAATGGATTATGATGCTGAAGAGACAGGTCGTGGTATCTCTATTAATACAGGATTTCATAATTATCTGTGGAATAAGCACCATGTTTTTCTTGCCGATGCTCCGGGAGATGATAATTTTTTAAACGAGGCTCTTTTTACCACCAACGTCAGTGATGGAGCCCTCTTCACCATTGGCGCGATTCTTGGGGTTAAGGGTCAGACCATTAAGTTTGCCGAAATGGTGGCGGCAAAAGGTTTACCCACGGTTATAGCGATTAATAAGATGGATCGTGAGCGGGCGAACTTTGCCAGAACTTTGGCTGAAATGAAAGAGTCGCTGCCTCTTAGACCCGTTGCCATCCAGCTCCCCATTGGCGAAGAGGGTGAGTTCAGGGGGTTTGTTGATATAATCACTGAGCAGGCATATCTCTTTACTGGAGAGAGCGGTAAGCATGTTCTTACCGATCTGTCCGAAGAACTCCGTGCCGACCTTAAGGGCAGGCGTGAGTATCTGATGGAGGTAGTGGCAGAAACCGACGATGATCTGATTGAAAAATTTCTCGAAGAGGGTGAACTGACCGTTGATGAATTGGTTGACGGTCTCAGGGCCGCAGTGATTGCTGCAAAGCTGGCCCCTGTTTGTGTCTGTTCGGCCCTGCATAATCAGGGATCTGTTGCCATACTTGATATTCTCAATACCTACCTGCCCTCTCCGCTCCAATCTCGGGAGATTATTGGCGTGAATGCAGAGTCCGGTTATCCGGAGGAGATCATCGTTGGTCCGGATGAATCTTTTGTCGGCCTTGTCTTTAAGACCATGGCAGATCCCTACGCCGGTCGCCTGACTATTTTTAAGGTTGTGACAGGTATTCTTAAGGGCGATAACTTTTTCAATGCCAATCAGAAGTTGGCTGAGAGATTTGGTCAGCTTTATCTACTTGAGGGTAAAGAGCAACGGGCTATTGAAGAGGCCGGTCCGGGTATGGTGGTGGCCGTAGCCAAATTGAAGAGTACCGTTACCGGTGACACCCTCTGCTGTGAAGACCATCCGGTAATTATTGAGTCGGTGGAGCCATTTCAACCGGTGATCTCCTTTGCCGTAAGTGCTAAAAAGGGTGACGAGGAAAAACTCTTTAGCGCTCTTACCAGGATGCTTGATGAGGATCAGACCCTGAGCCTTTCTCGGCAGCCGCAGACGGAGGAGGTGCTCCTTTCAGGTATAGGTCGGGTTCATCTCGATGTGGTTGGTTCCCGTATTAAGCGTAAGTTTGGGGTGGAGATGGCGCTTGCCATACCCAAAATTCCATATATGGAGACTATTCGTGGTGCTGCCCGGGTGCAGGGGAAACATAAGAAGCAGTCGGGTGGTCGTGGTCAATATGGTGATTGCTGGATAGAAATTTCACCTCTGCCTGGAGAGCACTATGAGTTTGTCGATAAAATTGTTGGTGGTGTCATTCCCCAACAGTATCGACCTGCCGTTGACAAGGGTGTTCAGGAGGCCATGGAGCGGGGAGTGCTTGCCGGTTATCCCTTTATTGATGTGAAGGTGACTCTGGTTGATGGTTCCTTTCATAATGTGGATTCTTCTGAACTGGCCTTTAAAATTGCCGGATCCTTGGCCTTTAAGAAGGGGGCAGAGGAGGCCGGGGTGGTTCTGCTTGAACCATATATGAATATGGTCATTAATGTGGATAAGGACCATGTTGGTGATATTATGGGCGATCTTAGCTCCCGTCGTGGTAAGGTAATGGGTATGGATTCCGACGGTAAACATGAAATTATTAACGCTCAGGTGCCGCAGGCAGAGATTCAGTCCTATGCAACTGAGCTGACCTCCATGACAGGTGGTCTTGGTTCCTTCTCTCTGTACTTTTCGCACTATGAAGAGGTTCCTGCTCAGATTGCCGATAAAATTGTTACCCTGGCTCAGGGAGAGTAA
- a CDS encoding putative molybdenum carrier protein yields MIDKIISGGQTGADRAGLDLALARGIPHGGAIPWGRRTEAGILPDKYQLVEMETDSYPARSEKNILDADVTVIFTHGKLAGGSLFTRSKARQHNKPVLHIDLDKRGLSEAALILSLFLRKNRVKVVNVAGTRASKDPAIYRKTYAVLDLCLERRGVQLDLFFPE; encoded by the coding sequence GTGATAGATAAAATTATAAGTGGTGGCCAGACGGGAGCAGACAGGGCGGGACTTGATCTGGCCTTGGCTCGTGGTATTCCTCATGGAGGAGCCATTCCTTGGGGGCGAAGAACCGAGGCGGGCATTTTGCCTGATAAATATCAGCTAGTGGAGATGGAAACAGACTCTTACCCTGCCCGCAGCGAAAAAAATATCCTTGATGCTGATGTTACGGTAATATTTACCCATGGGAAACTGGCGGGTGGTTCGCTTTTTACTCGGAGCAAGGCTCGTCAGCACAACAAGCCTGTGCTTCACATTGATCTCGACAAGCGGGGGCTGTCAGAGGCCGCCCTCATTCTCTCTCTTTTTCTCCGTAAAAATCGGGTGAAGGTGGTTAATGTGGCGGGGACAAGGGCAAGCAAAGACCCTGCAATTTATCGAAAAACCTATGCAGTGCTTGATCTCTGTCTGGAGAGGCGAGGCGTGCAGCTTGATTTATTCTTTCCAGAATGA
- the rimK gene encoding 30S ribosomal protein S6--L-glutamate ligase, which produces MSQDIAKKIIGSEEWCSFPELGIPAIKARVDSGAKTSSIHAVNIQTFQRDGEEWVSFEVHPLRIDRRTVVRCQRPVIDKRIIKNSSGNSETRFVIRTPLKLNKKVWDIELTLSNRDAMGFRMLLGREAMMDRLIIDPALQCALGEVSKESLGKAYTKEETRKGGLKIGILACNESLYGNQRLLEAGRERGHEMLFLDIKQCYLKLDTLEPEVHYKGRLLNDLDAVLTKIGSNITPYATALSRQFESMGIYTCNSSSAISQSGDKLFSLQLLLKSGINIPITGFANSPIDASDLIEMVGGAPLIIKLLEGGQGQGPILAKTKNAAESLINTFKFLRANLLVQQFIKEANGKILRCLVINGKVVASIERTAASGELSSNTHQDGKSSIVKITPEERSLALKAAKVLGLQIASVDIINSKAGPLLLEVNSSPELEGIEIATGKDIAGMVISSIEKKLQWKRPLPQQS; this is translated from the coding sequence TTGAGCCAAGACATTGCAAAAAAAATAATCGGTAGTGAAGAGTGGTGTTCCTTCCCTGAACTGGGCATCCCTGCCATAAAGGCCCGGGTGGACTCCGGGGCCAAGACCTCCTCAATACATGCCGTCAATATCCAGACATTTCAGAGAGACGGTGAAGAGTGGGTGAGCTTTGAGGTTCACCCACTGCGGATAGACAGACGAACTGTTGTCCGCTGTCAAAGACCAGTAATAGATAAACGCATTATTAAAAATTCCAGTGGCAACTCCGAGACGCGCTTTGTTATCAGGACTCCATTGAAACTGAACAAAAAAGTCTGGGACATTGAGCTCACCCTCTCCAACAGAGACGCCATGGGCTTCAGGATGCTCCTTGGTCGCGAGGCCATGATGGACAGACTTATTATTGACCCCGCCCTGCAATGCGCTCTGGGGGAAGTCTCTAAGGAGAGCCTCGGCAAGGCCTATACAAAAGAAGAAACTAGAAAAGGTGGTCTGAAGATAGGCATACTTGCCTGCAATGAAAGTCTCTATGGTAACCAGAGACTCCTGGAGGCGGGAAGGGAACGGGGACATGAGATGCTCTTTCTCGACATAAAGCAGTGCTATCTGAAGCTTGATACCCTGGAGCCTGAGGTTCACTATAAAGGAAGACTACTCAATGACCTTGATGCCGTACTCACCAAGATCGGGTCAAATATCACCCCATATGCTACTGCTCTCAGCCGGCAGTTTGAAAGTATGGGTATCTACACCTGCAACTCATCCTCTGCCATTAGCCAATCAGGTGATAAGCTCTTTTCCCTACAGCTACTCCTTAAAAGCGGCATCAATATCCCCATCACCGGTTTTGCCAACTCTCCCATTGATGCAAGCGACCTCATTGAAATGGTTGGCGGAGCCCCCCTGATTATCAAGTTGCTGGAGGGTGGTCAAGGACAAGGCCCTATTCTGGCAAAAACTAAAAATGCTGCCGAGAGCCTTATTAACACCTTTAAATTTCTTAGGGCAAATCTCCTAGTCCAACAGTTCATCAAAGAGGCCAATGGTAAGATTTTAAGGTGTCTCGTGATCAACGGCAAGGTAGTTGCCTCTATTGAACGCACAGCAGCCTCTGGAGAGCTCAGCTCCAATACACACCAGGACGGAAAGTCCTCCATTGTAAAAATTACCCCAGAGGAAAGAAGCCTTGCCCTTAAGGCAGCGAAGGTACTTGGCCTGCAGATTGCAAGTGTTGATATCATCAACTCTAAAGCCGGACCACTCCTCCTTGAGGTAAACTCATCCCCTGAACTTGAAGGCATAGAAATAGCTACGGGCAAGGACATTGCCGGCATGGTTATCTCCTCCATTGAAAAAAAGCTACAGTGGAAGAGACCATTGCCTCAGCAGAGTTAA
- a CDS encoding YhcH/YjgK/YiaL family protein, producing the protein MIFDILDNADRYLPLNTGFARAFEFLKRPDLAEMAEGRYELDGERVYAMVSRDAGRKKDEAPLETHEKYIDIQLVLAGRDEMGWQAKQVCRQALTEYDDVDDIQFFAGMPEVWLNTQPGMFAIFFPEDAHLPLISSGLVHKVVVKVAVE; encoded by the coding sequence ATGATTTTTGATATATTAGATAATGCAGATCGTTATCTGCCCCTGAATACGGGATTTGCAAGGGCCTTTGAGTTTTTGAAACGGCCGGATCTGGCGGAGATGGCTGAGGGACGATATGAACTTGATGGCGAGCGCGTTTATGCCATGGTTTCTCGGGATGCCGGTCGAAAAAAGGATGAGGCCCCCCTTGAAACCCATGAAAAATACATAGATATTCAACTGGTGCTAGCCGGCAGAGATGAAATGGGTTGGCAGGCAAAGCAAGTGTGCCGGCAGGCCCTGACGGAGTATGATGACGTCGATGATATTCAGTTTTTTGCCGGAATGCCCGAGGTTTGGCTGAATACCCAACCTGGGATGTTTGCCATTTTCTTTCCTGAAGATGCCCATCTTCCCCTTATCTCTTCGGGGTTGGTGCATAAGGTGGTGGTGAAGGTCGCTGTGGAGTAG
- a CDS encoding c-type heme family protein gives MKLGRRWALQSTICAVLVIVILLVVVDYELRQYSIEVAEEKARIIVQHKQDIINYVTHGIQPSISHLNDEADSLSIGSAPGWMTAGYVNKRIADYFKRFSSDQYYFKNAAVNARDARNEADLYEKKFLEKACLNSEGGPCSEVIEFEGKPYYRYMQAQHIRFAKACMSCHGSPENAPADLVARYGRDRGFNKKVGDVSSILSIRIPLEETYRGIDRIILGLFALCAAFFAVIFFFQLFIAKRSMVTPIKRITAESTAITNGERPPGGKLTLSGGDELSELASAFSGMSQKFAHSQDSLEALLKERNEQLLELREQTQAYLDIAAVMLIAFDCSGVITMINAKGREILGLSLDEAIGLNWFEHFSSNEKKEFFQLLLRKDIAVENHETTIVTRSGEMRSIDFYSILLRDSSGAVRGRLCSGTDITEQKQAEMFFLNSIERFKDIFEQAPIGYQLLDDRGALLEVNQTWLDYLGYKKGEVLGKFFIGFLSPAGQLCFEEKFSYVKATGGVLAAELEVLKKDGASVLMAIDGRISSADNDSCKKIHCILHDVSHERKIEAEKAKLEEQLRQAQRMETVGAMAGGIAHDFNNILAVILGNAEMAREDIPAGNPAIANIDEVLKASERAKSLIKQILSFSRKEKMRLVPVHPQLLVREALKFLRSTTPSSISIVQDISPDCGVVLLDPVQLHQLVMNLVINAVHAIEDRGEVVVRMQGVHLNNADFDQLALTTPCARAEGEYVQLSVTDSGVGMGRERIKRIFDLFYTTKDAGKGTGMGLALVHEIVKIHSGFISVESDLGRGSSFNVYLPVTAEEETPQIEGSSEVITGTERILFVDDEKSILTMGQHMLEGMGYRVVSESSSQRALELFKADANGFDLLITDQTMPNMSGTELIEEVLKVRADMRIILCSGYSFKVSAEDVKVQGISKYMTKPYGKKILSASVREVLANKS, from the coding sequence ATGAAACTTGGAAGACGATGGGCACTGCAGAGTACAATCTGTGCTGTTCTGGTAATTGTCATTCTCCTGGTAGTTGTTGATTATGAGCTACGCCAGTACAGTATTGAGGTGGCAGAAGAAAAGGCCAGAATTATTGTCCAGCATAAACAAGATATTATCAACTATGTCACCCATGGTATCCAACCCAGTATCTCTCACTTAAACGATGAGGCTGATTCTCTATCCATAGGCTCTGCCCCGGGTTGGATGACGGCAGGATATGTAAATAAAAGGATAGCGGACTATTTTAAGAGGTTTAGCTCTGATCAGTATTATTTTAAAAATGCTGCAGTCAATGCCAGAGATGCAAGGAACGAAGCTGACCTGTACGAGAAGAAATTTTTAGAGAAGGCTTGTCTGAACTCTGAAGGTGGACCATGCTCTGAGGTTATTGAGTTTGAGGGCAAACCTTATTATCGTTATATGCAGGCTCAGCATATAAGGTTTGCAAAGGCCTGCATGTCCTGTCATGGCTCACCTGAAAATGCTCCGGCAGACCTTGTAGCTCGTTATGGTCGTGACAGGGGCTTTAATAAAAAAGTGGGTGATGTCTCCTCTATTCTTTCAATTCGTATTCCTCTGGAGGAAACCTATAGGGGCATAGACAGGATTATTCTTGGTCTCTTTGCTCTCTGTGCCGCCTTTTTTGCTGTTATCTTCTTTTTTCAACTGTTTATAGCCAAGAGAAGCATGGTTACCCCTATTAAGAGAATAACTGCTGAATCTACTGCCATTACAAATGGCGAAAGACCTCCGGGGGGGAAGCTTACCCTTTCTGGTGGGGATGAACTCTCTGAGCTGGCTAGCGCTTTTTCAGGGATGTCACAAAAATTTGCCCATAGTCAGGACAGTCTGGAGGCCCTGTTAAAAGAGCGAAACGAGCAGTTGCTAGAGCTTAGGGAGCAGACTCAGGCATATCTCGATATTGCAGCTGTTATGCTGATTGCCTTTGATTGCTCGGGGGTGATTACCATGATCAACGCAAAGGGCCGTGAAATTTTAGGGCTTAGCTTGGATGAAGCCATAGGCCTTAACTGGTTTGAGCATTTTTCTTCAAATGAAAAGAAAGAATTTTTTCAGCTACTTCTTCGCAAAGATATTGCTGTTGAAAACCATGAAACAACTATTGTTACCCGTTCTGGGGAGATGCGTAGTATTGATTTTTATAGCATTTTGTTGCGGGATAGTAGTGGCGCAGTCAGGGGCAGACTCTGTTCTGGCACCGATATAACCGAACAGAAGCAGGCTGAAATGTTTTTCTTGAACAGTATAGAGAGGTTTAAAGATATTTTTGAGCAGGCACCCATTGGTTATCAGTTACTTGATGATAGAGGGGCTCTTCTTGAGGTGAATCAGACCTGGTTGGATTATCTTGGCTATAAAAAAGGGGAGGTTCTGGGTAAATTTTTTATCGGTTTTTTATCTCCTGCCGGTCAATTATGCTTTGAAGAAAAATTTTCATATGTCAAGGCTACGGGGGGGGTATTGGCTGCAGAGCTTGAGGTGCTTAAAAAGGATGGGGCCTCTGTTCTTATGGCCATTGATGGCAGAATTTCTTCTGCTGATAATGACTCTTGTAAAAAGATACACTGTATTCTTCATGATGTCAGCCACGAGAGAAAGATCGAGGCGGAAAAGGCCAAACTTGAGGAGCAATTACGTCAGGCCCAGAGGATGGAAACGGTTGGGGCCATGGCTGGTGGTATTGCCCATGACTTTAATAATATTTTGGCAGTTATTCTTGGCAATGCGGAAATGGCTAGAGAGGATATCCCAGCGGGTAATCCTGCCATTGCCAATATCGATGAGGTGCTGAAGGCCTCTGAGCGGGCAAAGAGTCTTATCAAGCAGATTCTGAGCTTCAGTCGTAAGGAAAAGATGAGATTGGTGCCAGTGCATCCGCAGTTACTGGTCAGGGAGGCCCTGAAATTTCTTCGCTCCACAACACCAAGCAGCATTTCTATTGTCCAGGATATTTCTCCGGACTGTGGTGTTGTTCTTCTGGACCCTGTGCAGTTGCATCAACTTGTTATGAACCTTGTTATTAATGCCGTGCATGCCATAGAGGATAGGGGAGAGGTTGTTGTTCGTATGCAAGGGGTTCATCTTAATAATGCAGATTTCGATCAACTTGCGCTAACGACGCCATGCGCCCGGGCAGAGGGGGAGTATGTGCAACTCTCAGTGACAGATAGCGGGGTGGGTATGGGGCGGGAGAGAATTAAGCGGATCTTTGATCTATTTTATACCACAAAGGATGCTGGCAAGGGTACGGGTATGGGCCTTGCCCTTGTGCATGAGATTGTTAAGATTCATAGTGGCTTTATAAGCGTAGAGAGTGATTTGGGGCGGGGAAGTTCCTTTAACGTATATTTGCCGGTAACGGCTGAGGAGGAGACTCCGCAAATAGAGGGCTCCTCCGAGGTCATCACTGGCACAGAACGAATTCTCTTTGTTGATGATGAAAAATCTATCTTAACGATGGGGCAGCATATGTTGGAGGGTATGGGCTATAGGGTGGTTTCCGAGAGCAGTAGTCAGAGGGCTCTTGAGCTTTTCAAGGCCGATGCCAATGGCTTTGATCTGCTTATTACCGATCAGACAATGCCCAATATGTCTGGCACAGAACTTATCGAAGAGGTATTAAAGGTCAGGGCTGATATGCGAATTATTCTCTGTAGCGGCTATAGTTTTAAGGTTTCTGCAGAAGATGTTAAGGTCCAGGGCATCAGTAAATATATGACGAAACCATATGGTAAAAAGATCTTGTCTGCAAGCGTTAGAGAGGTTCTTGCGAATAAATCATAG
- the fumC gene encoding class II fumarate hydratase → MSRYRTETDSFGELQVPTDKYYGAQSARSLINFPIGVETIPPPLIRALGIVKQAAARVNMNLGLLSPPLAEAISQAAGEVMTGKLDEHFPLSIWQTGSGTQSNMNCNEVISNRAIELLGGVLGSKSPVHPNDHCNMGQSSNDVFPTAMHIAAVEEIRHRLLPALQFLRDQLQSKSQAFSHLVKIGRTHTQDATPLTLGQEFSGYTAQMDNALRRARAVLPALYQLAQGGTAVGTGLNTVKGFDISFAEEVARITEIPFKTAENKFEALAAHDAIVEGSGALNTIAVSLMKIANDIRFLGSGPRCGIGEINLPENEPGSSIMPGKVNPTQCEALTMVVAQVMGNHTTISVAGANGHFELNVFKPVMIYNLLQSIRLLADACQSFAKRCISGISANEERIGKLRDESLMLVTALNPHIGYDNAAKIAKKAHRDGSTLLEAALALKLLTKEQFTEWVVPEKMIGPRG, encoded by the coding sequence ATGAGCAGATACCGAACAGAGACTGATTCATTTGGTGAGTTACAGGTACCAACCGATAAATACTATGGGGCCCAATCGGCACGCTCCCTGATCAACTTCCCCATCGGGGTGGAAACTATCCCCCCTCCCCTAATCCGGGCCCTAGGCATTGTCAAGCAGGCAGCGGCCCGGGTAAATATGAATCTCGGCCTACTCAGCCCTCCTCTCGCTGAGGCAATCAGCCAGGCGGCCGGGGAGGTCATGACCGGGAAACTCGATGAGCACTTCCCCCTATCAATATGGCAGACCGGTTCGGGAACCCAGAGCAATATGAACTGCAACGAGGTGATCTCCAACCGGGCCATTGAGCTCTTAGGAGGGGTGCTGGGCAGCAAAAGCCCCGTTCACCCCAACGACCACTGCAATATGGGCCAGTCCTCCAACGATGTCTTCCCCACGGCCATGCATATTGCCGCCGTTGAAGAGATCAGGCACCGCCTCCTACCGGCCCTCCAATTTTTGCGTGACCAGCTGCAAAGTAAATCTCAGGCATTCAGCCATCTGGTTAAAATCGGCAGAACCCATACCCAGGATGCAACCCCCCTGACCCTGGGCCAAGAGTTTTCAGGTTACACTGCCCAGATGGACAATGCCCTGCGCAGAGCAAGGGCAGTACTACCCGCCCTCTATCAACTGGCTCAGGGCGGAACCGCCGTGGGTACAGGACTTAATACAGTCAAAGGTTTTGATATCAGCTTTGCCGAGGAGGTGGCAAGGATAACGGAAATTCCCTTTAAAACCGCAGAAAACAAATTTGAGGCACTGGCTGCCCACGATGCTATAGTTGAGGGCAGTGGCGCCCTCAACACAATAGCCGTAAGCCTTATGAAGATAGCAAACGACATCAGATTTCTGGGATCTGGACCGCGCTGCGGCATTGGGGAGATCAACCTGCCGGAAAATGAACCGGGTTCCTCGATTATGCCCGGCAAGGTGAACCCCACCCAGTGTGAGGCACTAACCATGGTCGTGGCCCAGGTTATGGGCAACCATACAACCATTTCGGTGGCGGGTGCCAATGGCCATTTCGAGCTCAATGTCTTTAAGCCGGTAATGATCTATAACCTCCTGCAGTCGATTCGTCTACTTGCCGATGCCTGCCAATCCTTTGCCAAGAGATGCATCAGTGGCATCAGCGCCAACGAAGAACGTATTGGCAAACTCCGTGATGAATCCCTGATGCTGGTGACGGCCCTCAATCCGCATATCGGCTACGACAATGCCGCCAAAATTGCAAAAAAGGCCCACCGGGATGGCTCGACCCTCCTGGAAGCAGCCCTGGCCCTTAAGCTCCTGACCAAAGAGCAGTTTACAGAGTGGGTAGTACCTGAAAAAATGATCGGACCCAGAGGCTGA
- a CDS encoding MogA/MoaB family molybdenum cofactor biosynthesis protein — MEKTMRTARFSFAVVTLSDKGSLGLREDTSGPYLIDCLKKEGYQLADYEIMADKHDGIVAKLLELVESGVDLIVTTGGTGPAPTDVTPEATREVIERETPGISEAMRAASLLKTPHAMLSRGCSGIRGTSLIINLPGSLKAARENIEVVLPALPHALDKINGGTSDCGTA, encoded by the coding sequence ATGGAAAAAACAATGAGAACGGCTCGATTTAGTTTTGCGGTGGTGACTCTTAGTGATAAAGGTTCGCTGGGATTACGGGAGGATACCAGTGGTCCTTATCTGATAGACTGTCTTAAAAAAGAGGGATATCAGTTGGCTGATTATGAAATTATGGCCGATAAACATGATGGCATAGTGGCAAAATTATTGGAACTGGTTGAGTCGGGTGTTGACCTTATTGTTACCACCGGAGGCACAGGGCCGGCACCGACGGATGTGACCCCGGAGGCAACCCGGGAGGTTATTGAGCGGGAGACACCGGGTATCTCCGAGGCGATGAGGGCAGCAAGTCTGCTGAAAACTCCCCATGCCATGCTCTCCCGTGGCTGTTCCGGTATTCGCGGGACAAGCCTTATCATTAATCTGCCGGGTAGTCTTAAGGCCGCACGGGAAAATATAGAGGTTGTTTTGCCCGCTCTTCCCCATGCCCTTGATAAGATAAATGGTGGGACAAGCGACTGTGGTACAGCTTAA
- a CDS encoding VF530 family DNA-binding protein, which yields MGCFNKNPTITSSLKLLRRTPWARSKVERLYISTFAGTGAGKKR from the coding sequence TTGGGTTGTTTTAACAAGAACCCCACCATAACCTCCAGCCTCAAGCTTCTGCGAAGAACCCCCTGGGCAAGAAGCAAGGTTGAACGCCTCTATATTTCCACCTTTGCCGGAACCGGGGCAGGAAAAAAGAGATAG
- a CDS encoding O-acetyl-ADP-ribose deacetylase gives MATLKALLANITQAEVDVIVNAANPRLLGGGGVDGAIHQAAGPTLLDACMKIAEKDGVRCPTGEARITGAGRLAAKYVIHTVGPVFKREGAAAAALLESAYTNSLALALEHGCRSIAFPAISCGIYGYPLEEAAQIAVKACQPYLAEDISIFFYLFNQEIYSIFKEEIEKYQHKGE, from the coding sequence ATGGCTACGCTCAAGGCTCTTCTGGCCAACATTACCCAGGCAGAGGTAGACGTAATCGTCAATGCCGCAAACCCACGTTTACTGGGAGGAGGTGGGGTTGACGGCGCCATCCATCAGGCAGCAGGGCCAACATTACTGGACGCCTGCATGAAGATCGCAGAAAAAGATGGGGTGCGCTGCCCCACCGGCGAGGCAAGGATCACAGGGGCAGGTAGACTGGCCGCCAAATATGTCATCCATACCGTAGGCCCTGTGTTCAAAAGAGAAGGGGCCGCGGCCGCCGCCCTGCTAGAATCTGCCTATACAAACAGCCTTGCCCTGGCCCTGGAACATGGTTGCAGATCCATAGCATTCCCAGCCATCTCCTGTGGCATCTACGGCTATCCACTGGAGGAGGCGGCCCAGATTGCCGTAAAGGCCTGCCAACCCTATCTGGCAGAGGATATTTCCATATTCTTCTATCTCTTTAACCAAGAGATCTATTCAATATTTAAAGAAGAAATTGAGAAATATCAGCATAAAGGGGAATAG